The genomic interval GCTGTTACGAAGCAGCTTGAAGATGATGTGAAGAAGAACGGAGCTTGGGAGAAGCTGAACGCATTCAAAAACGGCAAGCTGATTGCACTTGATTATAGCTTATATGGAGTAGCTTCGTTAGTAAATGCACCAAATGCATACCAAGATATGGCGAAAATTTTGTATAACTAATGAAAGGGAGCTTAGAGGTGACGGATAATAAAAAAATGAGAACGGCCACGCTTCTAGCTCTCTCATTTTTGTTGTTGATTGTGGCTATTTTGTTCTCAGTTGCGCTTGGTAGTGCAAGATTCGATCTAGCTTCTACTTTTCAAGCGATACTTGGCAATGGGAATGAAGCGGCAAATTCTGTGCTTTGGGATATTCGAATCCCTAGAGTATTTCTTGCTTTGATTATCGGCGCGAACCTTGCTGCATCAGGAGCTTTGCTGCAAGCGGTTATGCTAAATCCACTGGCAGACCCGGGGCTAACTGGTGTTTCTTCCGGGGCAGCGGTTACCGTATTATTCATTATGCTAGTCATGCCTAGCTATTCATCGTTTATTCCGTTAGCTGCAATTATTGGCGGCGGTATTGCTGCCGGAATGGTTTATACTTGGGCATGGAACAAGCAAACAGGTTTTACACCTGTTCGTATCATTCTTTCGGGTGTTGCCGTAAATGCGGTATTTGGAGGAATGATCGGCCTGCTCTCTATCAAATACAGCGATAAGCTGCCTGGCGCACTTGCATGGATGAACGGAAGTTTGGCAGGCAAAGGAATGGGCGATGTGCTCATGATATTGCCCTATTCGATTATTGGATGGATTGCGGCGATTCTATGTATTCGGCAAGCGAATATATTACGTTTAGGCGAGCAAGTAGCACATAACTTGGGGCAAAACCTTAATCGGAGCCGCTTGATTTTGTCTTTTGTGGCGGTGTACTTAGCTGCTGTTTCAGTGTCGACAGTAGGTCTTGTTGGGTTTATTGGTTTAATCGTGCCACATATGGCTCGTTTATTAATTGGCACAAATTATCGCCACACGTTGCCGCTTAGCTTAATACTTGGGGCACTGCTTCTCTTAGTCGCAGATACGATTGGGCGGACTGCCTTCGGGTCTGTAGGGGTGCCTGCAGGTATCGTCATGGCATTGGCAGGAGGTCCGTACTTCCTCTATTTGATGCGAAAAGGAGGGGTCTAAGTTGTTAAAGGTCCAATCGTTGAATATTCGTTACGCGGATCGTACAATAGTGAGCGACTTTTCTCTTGATGTGAATGAGGGAGAAGTGGTGTCCATTATTGGACCGAACGGCTCGGGAAAGTCGACTATTTTGAAGGCTGTATCTCGAATGATTCCTTGCGAAAGCGGACGCGTCTGTATTGCCAATCAAGAGATTCGCTCGCTTAGTACGAAGCAAGTATCGCAAATGCTGTGCATGCTTTGTCAGAAGAACGTCAGTCCTTCAGACATGACAGTAGAGGAATTGGTTGGTTATGGGCGAATTCCTCATAAGAAATGGTATGAGCGTCTGGATGCCGAAGATTATAAGGTCGTACATTGGGCGCTTGAACAAACGGGCATGATGGAGTTTAAAGACAGGCTGATTGTATCCCTCTCTGGTGGAGAAGCACAGAAGGCATGGCTTGCTATGGCGCTCGCTCAAAGACCTAAGGTGCTTCTACTCGATGAGCCGACTACTTATTTGGACATCGCACATCAACTGGAAGTGCTTGAACTTGTGCGACGACTAAATCGAGAATTGAAGCTGACGGTTATAATGGTGCTGCATGATTTGAACCATGCATCCGCTTATAGCGATAGGGTTTGTGTGATTAAGAATGGGGATAAACATGTATTTGGCAAGCCGAAGGATGTTTTTACGATGGAGCTGATTCGTAGTGTCTACGGTGTGGAAACAGAAATTCAGCAAATGCCCGAAAACGCTAGTCCACGAATTCACGTATTAAAAAAAGTCTTATAAAAAGCGAGGGATGACGAATGAAGGCGATGGATATTGAAATGATTAAGGTGAATTATTTAAACTTTACGGAAAGCTTGAAATCTGTCGTGCTCGGTACAATTGACGATGAGGGAAAACCTTTTGTTTCCTATGCTCCCTTTGTGAAGTTCAACGGAAAGCTCTACATTTATATTAGCAGAATCGCTCATCATTTCCGGTACATGGAAGCCAATCCATCAGTGGACGTTATGCTGCTGGAGGATGAGTCACAGACTACAAATTTATTTGCTAGGCAGCGCGCGCGCTTCGTGTGTAGTGCCGTTAATATCGGCAATGAAGGGCATATTGAGATATTTGAACGGTTTGAGCAAACCTTTGGCAAAAACATGATTGGCATGCTTCGCGGCCTTGATTTCTCTTTGTTTGAGCTGACGGCTTCGGAAGGCCGTTATGTAGCAGGCTTTGGCCAGGCTTACGATATCGACTTGTCAGGCGAGAAATTTGAGCATGTAGCAAGAGATGGGCATGCACAAGCGAAGAAAGCTTAATAAGAGCAGAGGAGCGGACTCTATTATGACGATCACAACAGTACTGCCTATTTGGCGTGCTATTCAAGAAAGATTCCATAAAACGGTCAAAGCATTGCCGGATCAGGATTTGTCTTTACAGCTTGGAGCATCCTCCATTGGCTATATGCTTCGACATAACGCTGAGGTTGAATATATGTTCGCAGACTGGTTCTTCGGGAAAAAGATGCCGGAGGGATTGCAGATCTCGACAAGCAGAGGTGCTGCTGGGAGCAAAGCAACCTATGATAATCTACAGGAGCTTATTGAGCTGCTTGAATCCTCCAACAATCATCTTATGGATGCAATGAAAGAGCTTCCAGAGGAGAAATGGCATCAAATCGTGGACTGTCCGATCGGCCCCTCCACGCCGCTTGAGGCTGTTGGCCGTTTGATGTATCATACCGGCATTCATGCAGGCCAAATCTCGCTTATTCAAAAATGCGCTCCTAAAGAGGAGCCAGCTACTTAGGGATACGATTGAAGTCTCAGAGACCACTCTCTGGGGCTTTTTTTTATGAAATAACAGTCAAATATAAATGTCGGATCATGACGGAAAATACGGATTAAGAGCAAAGGTCGCAGGTGATTTCGGTAAATGATGCCGCAATTTAAGGGGGAAGAATCGATTATATTGAACTCTCTCTGAAAATTACGGATCACATGGAGCGATTAGACAGTTTGGAAAACAAGATATTCTATCATTTGATTTACTCTTTGCCTTATTTGCAGTACCACTTATAATATATACATAACATCTTAATTAGGATTGCTAGGCTATTGCTAAAACTAGATTTAACAAGGAGTTGCTATCATGATATTAGAGGTTGCTTCATTGCAGGTTAAGGCAGGGCTGTCCGAACAATTTGAAAGCAATTTCAAAGCCGCATCAAAAATTATCTCAAGCATGAACGGTTACGTCAGTCATGAACTTCAGAAATGCTTAGAAGAGGATAATAAATATATATTGCTTGTACGATGGGAAACGCTGGAGGATCATACCGTTGGCTTTCGCGGATCGGCGGAATATTTGGAGTGGAAGAGTCTTCTGCATCATTTTTATGATCCATTTCCAGCGGTGGAGCATTATACGAATGTGGATATTAGCTAGAGTGAATGGTAAGAGCCATCACTGAAAATAAATATAGAGGTGAGAAGCATTCAAGATTTTATTCCGTTACATCTTTGCTTCGATGGTGTAGGTCAAGAGGTCGAGATACTGGACGTTGTACAACTGGGTGATGACCTGTATCGCATTGAGGAGAATCCTGTATTTACTGAAAATGTTGCCTTTGGAGACGTTATTCGCGTGAGAGCATTCAAGGATGTATCCATGTACATAGAAACGATAGAGAAATCAACGTTCACCAGGCATAATTGGCTGCTAAGCAAAGAAGTTATTTATTCATTAGAGCTTAAACTATTAAAAAATAAAATTCGAGAGTGCCAAGGCAAGTCGCAGCAAGTGTTTGGCGGTATTTTTATTGTAAATTTACCTGCTCATTCAGAAATTGATATAAACCATGAGGTGCAAAAGGTAATCAAAGCAGTTGGGAAGTAAAGTTTAAACGATAAAGCAGCAGAGAAGGAGGAGTTATAGATGGAGCTTGGGCTAAAAGGAAAAATCGCACTCATTACAGGCGGGAGCAAAGGAATTGGACTTGCAACAGCATTGCTGCTGGCAGAGGAAGGTGCTGAGGTAGCCATTGTTGCACGGGAGGAGCAGTCTCTGCGCAGCGCGGCAGCACTTATAAAGGAACGAACAGGCAAAGAAGCGTTGGCAATCAGCGCGGATGTAAGTCGGCCGGAAGATGCCGCAAGAGCGGTTGAGCAAACGGCAGCACACTTTGGCGGTGTCAACATTCTTGTGAATAACGCAGGGGTTTCTGCGGCGCAGCCTTTTGAGAAGGTGGAGACTGATGCATGGACAGCGGACCTCGATTTGAAGCTGCTCGGAGCGGTTCATTTTGCGCGTGCGGTACTTCCCTATATGCGTAAAGCAGGTGGAGGAGCTATCGTCAACGTGACAGCTATAGGCGGGAAAACGCCAGGTGCTTCCTCTCTCCCAACCTCTGTTAGCCGCGCGGCAGGCCTTGCACTGACCAAAGCGATGAGCAAGGATCTGGCTGTGGATCAAATTCGTGTAAATGCAGTTTGCATCGGGCTGATTCGCAGCGCACAAATCGAGCGGATGTGGCAAGCTGCGAGCCCTGAGCTTAGCTGGGATGAATTCTCAGCGGACAAGCGCCATGGGATACCTTTGGGTCGAATTGGCAGGGCGTCGGAAGCAGCAAATGTTATCGGTTTTCTCGTTTCGGAAGCCGCATCTTTCGTAACGGGTACGTCTGTAAATATTGATGGCGGCATTTCTGCGGTGCTGTAGTCTGTCTGCTGAAATAAGAAACGAAAGAAGCTCCTTACAGATTGCCGTATTGAACGGTTCTGTTTGGAGCTATTATTATTACTAATTTTTTATTTCTTTTGTTGGAATCGTTGGTTGAAGCGGTCAACTCGTCCGCCTTTATCGGTATTGCGTTGTTTGCCTGTATAAAAAGGATGCGAAGCGGAGCTTGTATCTACGCGAATGACAGGGTAGCTATTACCATCTTCCCATTCCATTTTTTCATTGGACGATTTGGTTGAGCCCGTCAAAAATTTGTAGCCGCTGCTCACATCAAAAAATAATACTTGATGGTAAACGGGATGGATGCCACTTTTCATTTTGTTCTCTCCTTCTATTTGTAATTATTACGAATAACTATTTTGTATCATACTCGAAATACGATTTTTGTGTCAAGGAGTATGGTTAAACACTTATTAATATATGGTATTTGCTAATTTCGCAAAAGTATACTACCATTAAATTATAATCATTCTAAAAGTAAGCCTTTACATAAAGTGGAATGCATTCATGTACTGGCTTTTCAATAAAAGGAGGTAGCTTTGCATGTTAAACATCACAGCAGAAACGGATCGAATAAATCGACATTTGATGGCGAACGGATATAAACTGACAACTCAGCGTGAGATTATATTGCGAGTGCTGCTTGAGAACGAAATGGATCACTTGAGTGCAGAAGGTGTCTTCATGCTCGTAAAGCAGAAAAACTCTGATATCGGTCTAGCGACTGTATATCGGACACTCGAACTGCTCGCTGAGCTTCATGTTGTTGAGAAAATGAATTTCGGGGATGGTGTAGCCCGCTATGATCTTCGCGGTGAGGATCATGAGCATATGCATCATCATCTAATATGCGATGAATGCGGCTCACTGACAGAAATTAAAGAGGATTGGCTGCTCGAGCTAGAGCAGCGAATTGAACGGGAGTATGGCTTTAAAGTGACGGATCATCGGCTTGATTTTACAGGCAACTATAAGTCATGCAGCAAGGGTCAATGCAAACGGAGAAATAAAGCTGTATCTTAACTTCATAAAAGTTATAAGAAGGGCTTCTCCACTATGTGGGAGAGGCTCTTTTTTGTTTGGTTATGCGGTCGTTGCATGTCTAGCCATCATCGAAATTTTCAAAAATGTTTCAAAACATTATTGTATAATATAAGAATGCTCTCGCAGATAAACATCTTACATAGAATAGAGGGGATTTAATGGAGCATGTTCATGGAACCTATGATAGTTTATTAGTTATTTTCTCTTATATTATAGCAGTCATGGCTTCATATACAGCACTGGATCTTGCAGGAAGAGTGAGCACCTCCAAAGGAAGCACAAAGCTAAGCTGGCTTATGTTTGGAGCGGCTTCTAAGGGGATGGGAATCTGGTCAATGCATTTTGTCGGCATGCTCGCGTTAAAGCTTCCTTTCCCTATAAAATATGATTTGGTTATCGTGCTTATCTCGGTAATTGCAGCGATTGGAGCGGCTTTTACTGCGCTGTATGTTGTCGGTCGTAGTGAACTTTCGAGATCGCAATTGCTAGCTGGCGGATTGTTGCTTGCCACAGGCATTACGATCATGCACTATGTTGGCATGTCTGCAATGCTTATACATATAACCTATAATCCGATTATCGTTATGCTCTCTATTCTTATTGCGTTTGTCGCATCCATTGCAGCTCTTTGGCTATCGTTTTATTTCCGTAAGGATAGACGACAGAAAGGACAATGGTGGAAAAAGCTTGGAAGCGGCGCTATTATGGGAGCTGCGATAGTTGGCATGCATTATACGGGAATGGTCGCAGCTAATTTTCATTCCAGCAATAAGACTGCTTTGTTTTTTGGCGTTATTTTGGATCAAACGTGGCTGGCCTACATTATTGCGTTAGGTATATTTTTTACACTTGGATTATCCTTGTTTGGGATCTATATATCGAAGCGATTTGCCCATAAGGACTCAGAAATTGAACAAAATGAAAAATGGTACAAGTCCTTATATGAAAATAGCCAGGATGGCATCGTGTCTGTTGATTTGCATTACCGTGTGACTAGCCATAATACGAATGCTTTGAAGATAACAGGTTTCAGCAGCAAGCAGGTTATGCA from Paenibacillus sp. FSL K6-3182 carries:
- a CDS encoding iron ABC transporter permease is translated as MRTATLLALSFLLLIVAILFSVALGSARFDLASTFQAILGNGNEAANSVLWDIRIPRVFLALIIGANLAASGALLQAVMLNPLADPGLTGVSSGAAVTVLFIMLVMPSYSSFIPLAAIIGGGIAAGMVYTWAWNKQTGFTPVRIILSGVAVNAVFGGMIGLLSIKYSDKLPGALAWMNGSLAGKGMGDVLMILPYSIIGWIAAILCIRQANILRLGEQVAHNLGQNLNRSRLILSFVAVYLAAVSVSTVGLVGFIGLIVPHMARLLIGTNYRHTLPLSLILGALLLLVADTIGRTAFGSVGVPAGIVMALAGGPYFLYLMRKGGV
- a CDS encoding ABC transporter ATP-binding protein → MLKVQSLNIRYADRTIVSDFSLDVNEGEVVSIIGPNGSGKSTILKAVSRMIPCESGRVCIANQEIRSLSTKQVSQMLCMLCQKNVSPSDMTVEELVGYGRIPHKKWYERLDAEDYKVVHWALEQTGMMEFKDRLIVSLSGGEAQKAWLAMALAQRPKVLLLDEPTTYLDIAHQLEVLELVRRLNRELKLTVIMVLHDLNHASAYSDRVCVIKNGDKHVFGKPKDVFTMELIRSVYGVETEIQQMPENASPRIHVLKKVL
- a CDS encoding pyridoxamine 5'-phosphate oxidase family protein, with product MKAMDIEMIKVNYLNFTESLKSVVLGTIDDEGKPFVSYAPFVKFNGKLYIYISRIAHHFRYMEANPSVDVMLLEDESQTTNLFARQRARFVCSAVNIGNEGHIEIFERFEQTFGKNMIGMLRGLDFSLFELTASEGRYVAGFGQAYDIDLSGEKFEHVARDGHAQAKKA
- a CDS encoding DinB family protein; the encoded protein is MTITTVLPIWRAIQERFHKTVKALPDQDLSLQLGASSIGYMLRHNAEVEYMFADWFFGKKMPEGLQISTSRGAAGSKATYDNLQELIELLESSNNHLMDAMKELPEEKWHQIVDCPIGPSTPLEAVGRLMYHTGIHAGQISLIQKCAPKEEPAT
- a CDS encoding antibiotic biosynthesis monooxygenase, with the translated sequence MILEVASLQVKAGLSEQFESNFKAASKIISSMNGYVSHELQKCLEEDNKYILLVRWETLEDHTVGFRGSAEYLEWKSLLHHFYDPFPAVEHYTNVDIS
- a CDS encoding DUF4265 domain-containing protein, which produces MRSIQDFIPLHLCFDGVGQEVEILDVVQLGDDLYRIEENPVFTENVAFGDVIRVRAFKDVSMYIETIEKSTFTRHNWLLSKEVIYSLELKLLKNKIRECQGKSQQVFGGIFIVNLPAHSEIDINHEVQKVIKAVGK
- a CDS encoding SDR family oxidoreductase; protein product: MELGLKGKIALITGGSKGIGLATALLLAEEGAEVAIVAREEQSLRSAAALIKERTGKEALAISADVSRPEDAARAVEQTAAHFGGVNILVNNAGVSAAQPFEKVETDAWTADLDLKLLGAVHFARAVLPYMRKAGGGAIVNVTAIGGKTPGASSLPTSVSRAAGLALTKAMSKDLAVDQIRVNAVCIGLIRSAQIERMWQAASPELSWDEFSADKRHGIPLGRIGRASEAANVIGFLVSEAASFVTGTSVNIDGGISAVL
- a CDS encoding type B 50S ribosomal protein L31 — translated: MKSGIHPVYHQVLFFDVSSGYKFLTGSTKSSNEKMEWEDGNSYPVIRVDTSSASHPFYTGKQRNTDKGGRVDRFNQRFQQKK
- a CDS encoding transcriptional repressor; translated protein: MLNITAETDRINRHLMANGYKLTTQREIILRVLLENEMDHLSAEGVFMLVKQKNSDIGLATVYRTLELLAELHVVEKMNFGDGVARYDLRGEDHEHMHHHLICDECGSLTEIKEDWLLELEQRIEREYGFKVTDHRLDFTGNYKSCSKGQCKRRNKAVS